The Pseudomonas iranensis genome includes a window with the following:
- a CDS encoding AraC family transcriptional regulator, which translates to MIIQNPAGDPLSAVLALSELRAACSVRLQAGGVWALRFQPIELKFNVVRRGECWLRMQGMPARLLQAGDCFVVSRTPFILASGADVEAVNAAEVFAHDEASATFGVGEEVELLGGSVSLSGPGATELLDVLPTSLIIRAETAGASSFGWLLDELGREWPSHQPGSQAMCNDLLRLIFIHALRHHINSADAEQLAWLGGLREPAIAGVLRAIHAAPEKAWRLTQMAEIACMSRSGFAVLFKTCMGVAPVEYATRWRMRVAAFRLRNGRDNVATVAASLGYLSDAAFGAAFRRVHGISPGQYRRDPLL; encoded by the coding sequence GTGATCATCCAAAATCCTGCTGGCGATCCACTCTCTGCCGTATTGGCACTCTCGGAACTGCGCGCAGCCTGCTCGGTTCGCTTGCAAGCGGGCGGTGTCTGGGCGCTGCGTTTCCAACCCATCGAACTGAAATTCAACGTGGTGCGACGAGGCGAATGCTGGCTGCGCATGCAAGGCATGCCGGCGCGCCTGTTGCAGGCCGGCGACTGTTTTGTGGTGTCGCGCACGCCGTTCATTCTGGCCAGCGGCGCCGACGTCGAGGCGGTGAATGCAGCGGAGGTTTTCGCCCATGACGAAGCCTCGGCGACCTTTGGCGTCGGCGAGGAAGTCGAGTTGCTGGGCGGCAGCGTGTCGCTGTCGGGACCCGGCGCAACTGAACTGCTCGACGTGCTGCCGACCTCGCTGATCATTCGTGCCGAAACCGCAGGCGCCTCGTCGTTCGGTTGGCTGCTTGATGAACTGGGCCGCGAGTGGCCGTCGCATCAGCCTGGCTCGCAGGCGATGTGCAACGACCTGCTGCGGCTGATCTTCATCCATGCGCTGCGCCATCACATCAACAGCGCGGATGCCGAACAACTGGCGTGGCTGGGCGGACTGCGGGAACCGGCGATTGCCGGCGTGTTGCGCGCCATTCACGCTGCTCCGGAAAAGGCCTGGCGACTGACGCAAATGGCCGAGATTGCCTGCATGTCGCGATCGGGTTTCGCGGTGTTATTCAAAACTTGCATGGGTGTAGCGCCGGTCGAGTACGCCACGCGCTGGCGGATGCGCGTGGCCGCGTTCCGCTTGCGCAATGGTCGGGACAATGTGGCCACTGTCGCCGCGTCACTGGGCTATCTGTCCGACGCGGCGTTTGGCGCTGCATTCCGCCGCGTGCACGGAATATCGCCGGGGCAATACCGCCGCGATCCACTCTTATAG
- a CDS encoding thiol-disulfide oxidoreductase DCC family protein, with protein MPAMKTRPTSAPMLKPGETVVLFDGVCKLCNGWARFLIRYDRQRRVRLATVQSPEGQALLAWAGLPLDEFDTMAVIRDRNYWERSDAFLEVVGQLPMRWQPLKLLRIFPRRLRDWAYDRIALNRYRLFGKYDTCLLPTADHESRFLKAHG; from the coding sequence ATGCCTGCCATGAAAACCCGCCCCACCTCCGCGCCAATGCTCAAGCCCGGTGAAACCGTGGTGCTGTTCGACGGCGTGTGCAAACTGTGCAACGGCTGGGCGCGGTTTCTGATTCGCTATGACCGTCAGCGCCGCGTGCGGCTGGCGACCGTGCAATCGCCCGAGGGTCAGGCCTTGCTGGCGTGGGCCGGTTTGCCGCTGGACGAGTTCGACACCATGGCGGTGATCCGCGACCGCAATTATTGGGAACGATCAGATGCATTTCTTGAAGTGGTCGGGCAACTGCCAATGCGCTGGCAGCCGCTGAAACTGCTGCGGATCTTCCCGCGTCGTCTGCGCGACTGGGCTTACGATCGCATCGCGCTGAACCGCTATCGGCTGTTCGGCAAGTACGACACTTGCCTGCTGCCGACTGCGGATCACGAAAGCCGTTTTCTAAAAGCCCACGGCTGA
- a CDS encoding PLD nuclease N-terminal domain-containing protein, translating to MQIETVWIVLAVILVLIELWAINRVRKSEGKSSNKGVWIVLIVFVPLFGLIAWALAGPKHIGRGSPSQASR from the coding sequence ATGCAAATCGAAACCGTGTGGATCGTATTGGCGGTCATTCTCGTGCTGATCGAGCTTTGGGCCATCAACCGGGTGCGCAAAAGCGAGGGGAAATCGAGCAATAAAGGCGTGTGGATCGTGCTGATCGTGTTCGTGCCGCTGTTCGGCCTGATCGCCTGGGCGTTGGCGGGGCCCAAGCATATCGGTCGCGGCTCACCTTCCCAGGCCAGCCGGTAA
- a CDS encoding hemerythrin domain-containing protein, which produces MNAIELLKADHEKVKAILSQLSESTDRALKKRVELLGKLEMEITIHTRLEEEILYPAFKEAGSKEEDIMYYEAKEEHRTVDSLVLPDLKETDPGTPEFAGRVKVVKELLEHHIEEEEQEMFPKAQKLLGKAKLEELGAQMEAMKASHKKEMAANKIAA; this is translated from the coding sequence ATGAATGCCATCGAACTTCTCAAAGCCGACCATGAAAAAGTCAAAGCCATCCTCAGCCAACTGAGTGAGTCCACCGACCGCGCGCTGAAAAAACGCGTCGAGTTGCTGGGCAAACTGGAAATGGAAATCACCATTCACACCCGCCTCGAAGAAGAGATTCTCTACCCTGCGTTCAAGGAAGCCGGCAGCAAGGAAGAAGACATCATGTACTACGAAGCCAAGGAAGAGCACCGCACCGTGGATTCGCTGGTACTGCCTGATCTGAAAGAAACCGATCCAGGCACCCCGGAATTTGCCGGTCGGGTCAAAGTGGTCAAGGAACTGCTGGAGCACCACATCGAAGAGGAAGAACAGGAAATGTTTCCGAAAGCGCAGAAGCTGCTGGGCAAGGCGAAACTCGAGGAACTGGGTGCGCAAATGGAAGCCATGAAGGCGAGCCACAAAAAGGAAATGGCGGCCAACAAGATCGCCGCGTAA
- a CDS encoding saccharopine dehydrogenase family protein: protein MAFRVMVVGGYGNFGSIVCRHLAQMPEIELLLSGRDARKLQCRVDELQAQSGRACEGWCGNAMGADFQSVLRELNIQLVVHTGGPFQGQSYAVAESCIDAGVNYCDLADCRTFVNGIDVLDARAREAGVAVLSGCSSVPTLSSAIIDQQRSRFARIDSIEHGISSSAKMPGLSTVEGVLAYAGKPIKQLKNGQAHEVLGWLDLTLRSMPQLGKRVLANVDVPDMDIFARRYGAQTLRFKAGAGLKLGGVANALLAQALRFGLLRDHARWAARLHRLGTWFERFGDGKSAMYIDVQGIGVDDQPLSMTAQLTALNDKGPEIPSCAAVALASKMARGYVPQAGARPCVGEISVDEYLAAINDPANLSLSVQFAEGQR from the coding sequence ATGGCATTCAGGGTGATGGTCGTCGGTGGTTACGGCAATTTCGGCAGCATCGTTTGTCGGCATCTGGCGCAGATGCCAGAGATTGAACTGCTGCTGTCGGGCCGCGATGCGCGCAAGTTGCAGTGCAGGGTCGATGAGCTGCAAGCGCAGTCGGGCCGAGCTTGCGAAGGCTGGTGCGGTAATGCGATGGGCGCGGATTTTCAATCGGTGTTGCGAGAGTTGAATATTCAATTGGTCGTGCACACCGGCGGGCCGTTTCAGGGGCAATCCTACGCAGTTGCTGAAAGCTGCATCGATGCCGGGGTCAATTACTGCGATCTGGCTGACTGCCGCACCTTCGTCAACGGCATCGATGTCCTCGACGCCCGCGCCAGGGAGGCGGGTGTGGCCGTGCTCAGCGGTTGCAGTTCGGTGCCGACCTTGTCTTCGGCAATCATTGACCAGCAGCGCTCGCGTTTTGCGCGAATCGATTCGATCGAGCATGGCATTTCTTCCTCGGCAAAAATGCCGGGGCTGTCCACGGTCGAAGGCGTGCTCGCTTACGCAGGCAAACCGATCAAACAGTTGAAGAACGGCCAGGCTCACGAAGTACTGGGCTGGCTCGATCTGACCCTGCGCAGCATGCCGCAACTGGGCAAGCGGGTGCTGGCCAATGTCGATGTGCCGGACATGGATATTTTCGCGCGCCGCTATGGCGCACAGACGCTGCGCTTCAAGGCTGGCGCCGGCCTGAAGCTCGGCGGCGTCGCCAATGCCTTGCTGGCGCAAGCCTTGCGCTTCGGTCTGCTGCGCGATCATGCGCGCTGGGCGGCGCGCCTGCATCGACTGGGAACGTGGTTCGAACGCTTCGGTGATGGCAAAAGCGCGATGTACATCGATGTTCAAGGCATTGGAGTTGACGACCAGCCGCTGAGCATGACCGCGCAACTCACCGCACTGAATGACAAAGGCCCGGAAATCCCCAGCTGCGCCGCCGTCGCTCTCGCGAGCAAAATGGCTCGGGGTTATGTACCGCAGGCCGGCGCGCGGCCGTGTGTTGGCGAAATCAGCGTCGATGAATATCTGGCGGCGATCAACGATCCCGCCAATTTGAGCCTGTCGGTTCAGTTCGCCGAAGGGCAGCGTTGA
- a CDS encoding DUF2269 family protein — MLYLCLKYLHVIAAIFLFGFGMGSYLYLIAASRSGNPQVIAHVARMVVRFDTWITTPAGIVQVITGYLLMRISGLSMSTEWLLTSLIIFFCVGALWLPVLVLQKRLQSMALDAGEGSLPSDDRYASTYRWWFWMGVAGFAGMFVIVLMMVTKMTPLQLIGSAVGF; from the coding sequence ATGCTCTATCTCTGCCTGAAGTACCTGCACGTCATTGCGGCGATTTTCCTCTTTGGTTTCGGCATGGGCTCCTACCTCTACCTGATCGCCGCCAGCCGCAGCGGCAACCCGCAAGTGATCGCCCATGTCGCACGAATGGTGGTGCGCTTTGATACGTGGATCACCACGCCGGCAGGGATTGTGCAGGTCATCACTGGCTATCTGCTGATGCGGATCTCGGGGCTTTCGATGAGCACCGAATGGCTGCTGACTTCGCTGATCATTTTCTTCTGTGTCGGCGCGTTGTGGCTGCCGGTGCTGGTATTGCAAAAGCGTTTGCAGAGCATGGCGCTGGACGCGGGCGAAGGTAGCCTGCCTTCGGATGATCGCTACGCGAGCACGTACCGCTGGTGGTTCTGGATGGGCGTCGCCGGGTTCGCCGGGATGTTTGTCATCGTGCTGATGATGGTGACGAAGATGACGCCGCTGCAACTGATCGGGTCAGCCGTGGGCTTTTAG